One segment of Castanea sativa cultivar Marrone di Chiusa Pesio chromosome 3, ASM4071231v1 DNA contains the following:
- the LOC142627853 gene encoding DEAD-box ATP-dependent RNA helicase 3, chloroplastic: protein MASFIGVSSIYHTPTLELYRRTTPAATNDNKSLLHFNYVLKAYYNTNQTQNHKPHHSLSLVPSAIATPNSSVLSEEAFKGLGALDSYYDDDDSSDATATSTSTSPEDDHELAVSELGLPQPLVQSLHKRGITHLFPIQRAVLVPALEGRDIIARAKTGTGKTLAFGIPIIKQLTEEDEQRGPHRRSGSLPRVLVLAPTRELAKQVEKEIKESAPYLNSVCVYGGVSYVTQQSALSRGVDVVVGTPGRIIDLINGGSLKLGEVQFLVLDEADQMLAVGFEEDVEVILEKLPAKRQSMLFSATMPSWVKKLARKYLDNPLTIDLVGDREEKLAEGIKLFALSATATSKRTVLSDLITVYAKGGKTIVFTQTKRDADEVSMSLTNSIASEALHGDISQHQRERTLNGFRQGKFTVLVATDVAARGLDIPNVDLVIHYELPNDPETFVHRSGRTGRAGKEGNAILMFTSSQRRTVRSLERDVGCKFEFVSAPAVEEVLESSAEHVVATLSGVHPESVEFFTPTAQKLIEEKGIGALAAALAQLSGFSRPPSARSLINHEQGWITLQLTRDAAYSSRYLSARSVTGFLSDVYPAAADEVGKIYMIADERVQGAVFDLPEEIAKELLNRQTPLGNTLSKITKLPALQDDGPASDSYGRFSGRDRNNRRGSRDRGGSRTSRGWGSGRGSDSDDGLFKSSSRSFRSDNSWSRNSKSSGDDWLIGGRRSNTNRSSSRDRSFGGSCFNCGRSGHRASECPNKQDY from the exons ATGGCGTCTTTTATAGGCGTCTCATCAATTTACCATACTCCCACTCTGGAACTCTATAGAAGAACAACCCCAGCAGCCACTAACGACAACAAGTCCCTTCTTCACTTCAACTATGTTCTCAAAGCCTATTACAACAccaaccaaacccaaaaccataaGCCTCACCACTCTCTCAGTTTGGTTCCCTCCGCTATTGCCACTCCTAATTCCTCAGTCCTCAGTGAAGAGGCTTTCAAGGGCCTCGGGGCTCTCGATTCTTATTACGATGACGATGATTCTTCCGACGCTACTGCTACTTCTACTTCTACTTCTCCTGAGGACGACCATGAGCTCGCCGTTTCCGAATTGGGCTTGCCTCAGCCCCTTGTTCAATCACTTCACAAACGTGGCATTACTCACCTCTTCCCCATTCAA AGAGCTGTTTTAGTCCCTGCACTAGAAGGTCGAGATATCATTGCTCGTGCAAAGACTGGGACTGGGAAGACATTAGCCTTTGGGATCCCAATTATTAAACAACTTACTGAAGAGGATGAACAAAGAGGCCCTCATAG GCGGTCTGGTTCTCTTCCTAGAGTTCTGGTTCTTGCACCTACACGTGAGCTAGCAAAGCAAGTCGAAAAGGAGATTAAAGAGTCTGCACCATATTTAAATTCTGTTTGTGTTTATGGAGGGGTTTCTTATGTGACACAGCAGAGTGCACTTTCCCGTGGAGTTGATGTGGTTGTTGGAACTCCTGGTCGAATAATTGACCTGATAAATGGTGGCAGCCTCAAACTAGGGGAAGTTCAATTTTTGGTCCTTGATGAAGCTGATCAGATGCTTGCAGTTGGTTTTGAGGAGGATGTGGAAGTAATTTTAGAAAAGCTTCCAGCTAAGCGCCAGAGCATGCTTTTCTCCGCCACTATGCCTAGTTGGGTGAAGAAACTGGCACGGAAATATTTGGACAATCCATTGACCATTGATTtg GTTGGTGATCGAGAAGAAAAGCTCGCAGAAGGAATCAAGCTCTTTGCTCTATCAGCCACTGCAACTTCAAAGCGGACCGTTCTTAGTGATCTTATAACA gTTTATGCTAAAGGTGGGAAGACTATTGTTTTCACACAGACGAAACGTGATGCCGATGAAGTCTCAATGTCATTAACAAATAGCATAGCTTCTGAGGCCTTGCATGGAGATATATCTCAGCATCAGAGGGAGAGAACATTAAATGGTTTTCGACAAGGGAAATTTACGGTGCTTGTTGCCACTGATGTTGCAGCTCGTGGACTTGATATCCCCAACGTTGATCTA GTTATTCACTATGAACTTCCCAATGATCCAGAGACTTTTGTGCATCGCTCTGGTCGTACCGGACGAGCAGGAAAGGAAGGTAATGCCATTCTGATGTTTACTAGTAGCCAGAGGAGAACGGTCAGATCCCTTGAGCGTGATGTGGGCTGCAAGTTTGAGTTTGTTAGTGCACCGGCTGTTGAAGAAGTTTTGGAGTCATCTGCTGAGCATGTAGTTGCTACTCTTAGTGGAGTTCATCCTGAATCTGTAGAGTTTTTCACCCCAACTGCACAAAAATTGATTGAAGAAAAGGGAATAGGTGCTCTTGCTGCTGCACTAGCACAGTTGAGTGGATTCTCACGACCTCCTTCAGCCCGATCTCTCATCAATCATGAGCAG GGATGGATTACATTGCAATTGACTCGAGATGCAGCTTATTCTAGTAGATACCTATCTGCTAGATCTGTCACTGGATTTCTTTCGGATGTTTATCCAGCAGCTGCTGATGAAGTTGGAAAGATTTATATGATTGCAGATGAAAGG GTTCAAGGAGCAGTTTTTGATCTTCCAGAGGAGATTGCAAAGGAGTTACTGAATAGGCAAACACCACTTGGAAACACACTCTCCAAGATCACCAAG TTGCCTGCTCTGCAAGATGATGGGCCTGCAAGTGATTCCTATGGCAGGTTTTCTGGTAGGGATCGGAATAATAGACGAGGATCTCGAGATAGGGGAGGTTCTAGAACATCACGGGGTTGGGGCAGTGGCCGAGGCTCTGATAGTGATGACGGTTTATTTAAGAGTAGTAGTCGGAGTTTTAGATCTGACAACAGCTGGTCACGAAATTCAAAAAGCAGTGGGGATGATTGGCTAATTGGAGGTAGACGATCAAACACTAACAGGTCATCATCCCGTGACAG AAGCTTTGGAGGTTCGTGTTTTAATTGTGGGCGGTCTGGGCACAGGGCATCAGAAT
- the LOC142628335 gene encoding uncharacterized protein LOC142628335, with translation MGEAVPIYLSIVAFICTVGAIVLAVRHIYRHLMNYTEPTYQRFIVRIIFMVPVYALMSFLSLVLPAASIYFNSFREVYEAWVIYNFLSLCLGWVGGPGAVVLSLSGRVLKPSWYLMTCCLPPIPLDGRFIRRCKQGCLQFVILKPILVAVTLILYAKGKYEDGNFSPNQSYLYLTIIYTISYTMALYALALFYLACKDLLQPFNPVPKFILIKSVVFLTYWQGVLVFLAAKSGFIKDAEEAAEFQNFIICVEMLIAAVGHLYAFPYKEYAGANIGVSRGLTGSLAHALKLNDFYHDTVHQFAPTYHDYVLYNHNEGDEGTRKYRSRTFVPTGPEMESVRRNKHMFGNKLDDIQLSSLSSSSSSTPKNPDTVTDSTQSDVMKSSLLVDTSNTFSEPYDMSLIELDVSNYPSKVPAVNETGTR, from the exons ATGGGGGAAGCAGTACCAATCTATCTTAGCATAGTTGCATTTATTTGCACAGTGGGAGCCATTGTTCTTGCTGTTAGGCACATCTACAGGCACCTTATGAATTACACCGAACCTACTTATCAGCGCTTTATTGTCCGCATCATCTTCATGGTGCCG gTTTATGCTCTAATGTCTTTCTTGTCCCTGGTTTTACCAGCTGCCTCAATCTATTTCAATTCATTTCGGGAAGT TTATGAAGCGTGGGTCATCTATAATTTCCTGTCATTGTGCCTGGGATGGGTTGGTGGACCAGGAGCTGTTGTACTAAGTTTAAGTGGTCGGGTTCTGAAGCCATCATGGTATCTGATGACATGTTGCCTTCCTCCCATACCTCTGGATGG GCGTTTCATACGTAGGTGCAAGCAGGGGTGTTTGCAGTTTGTCATTTTGAAGCCTATTTTAGTTGCTGTTACGCTCATACTTTATGCAAAAGGAAAATATGAAGATGGAAATTTCAGTCCAAATCAATCATACTTGTATCTCACAATTATCTATACAATCTCATATACAATGGCTCTTTATGCTTTGGCATTGTTTTATCTGGCATGCAAAGATCTGCTTCAGCCATTTAATCCAGTCCCAAagtttattttaatcaaatcgGTTGTTTTCCTGACTTATTGGCAG GGTGTTTTGGTTTTCCTTGCTGCAAAGTCTGGATTCATTAAGGATGCAGAGGAAGCTgctgaatttcaaaatttcatcataTGTGTTGAGATGCTTATTGCTGCTGTGGGCCACCTCTATGCATTTCCATACAAAGAGTATGCTGGTGCAAATATTGGTGTCTCCCGTGGTTTGACAGGAAGCCTTGCACACGCCTTAAAGTTAAATGACTTTTACCATGACACGGTCCACCAG TTTGCACCAACATACCATGATTATGTTCTTTACAATCACAATGAGGGTGATGAGGGAACACGGAAGTATCGGTCACGCACCTTTGTGCCAACTGGTCCTGAGATGGAATCTGTAAGAAGAAACAAACATATGTTTGGAAACAAGTTGGATGACATACAGCTTTCCAGTCTCTCATCTTCTAGTTCCAGTACTCCCAAAAATCCTGACACTGTAACTGATTCTACACAATCTGATGTGATGAAATCTTCTCTGCTTGTGGATACCTCAAATACATTTTCTGAGCCGTATGATATGTCACTTATTGAATTGGATGTGTCCAATTATCCTTCCAAAGTTCCTGCAGTAAATGAAACTGGGACCAGATGA